DNA from Pomacea canaliculata isolate SZHN2017 linkage group LG9, ASM307304v1, whole genome shotgun sequence:
ATAGAGATACGCAAACTTGATCTTCAGGAAGGTTTGCTGTACTTTCTTCGTGTAACCGTAACTAACGGTGCTAGCATGGAAACTCAAACTTTCAGCCAGCCAATCATTTTAGACACTTCCTCACCAACCCCTGGATCAGTCAAACTGGGGCAGGACTGGACAGGAAGTGAACCAGTATTTCAGAATGAGACTCACGTGCTGGGTGGCATGCTGGCTGTAGGTTCAATATCGTCCAACGTTCGCTGTCTTACTGAGGTCGACCTCTTCTCTCCTGAAGGGAAACAGAAGTGGACAGCATTGTCGGGATCGTTTGCTGCTGACTGTGCTGGATTTGACGGTTCAGACCTTCACGTTATAACGAGACACAATCCTTACTTAACTGGCATGGACAGGGGAGCTGCCCAGTATCCCAGCCTGCCCTGGCGAGAAGGAGACTACAAATTTTACATGTCTACAGCCAGTGGAAAGAACATACTTTCTGGAGTTGCTTTGGCGTCTCCTAACCTACAACCTCCTTTCCTTGTTCAAAACGACCTGACACAGAAAACATTGTCCTCTCAAGCCTGCAACTCCACACTGAGCTCCTGTTCCTATGACACGATGAACACGAGCGGAGAAAATTCACTGAGAACTGATGATGACTGCGGCATTGGCTTTTCGTTCATTGACGATGGAGCATCTACAAAAGCTCTGTTCTGGGTTCAGGATAAACTGCAACTAAAACGGACTTGGATCAGTCTAGAGTCAATCCCAGCAAGCTTTCTGGCAAACTACGTTCTTAGACTCACAAAACGAGTGgaaaataacaaagattcatGGGAAACAACTCTATTTGTAGATGGCAGGAATGTAGGGGGATTCAGCGGGCTTCAGTTCATGGACAACTTTGTTGTGAGTGTCTACACCTGGAACATTGACGAGTTTTTCCAGCCTGTTGTCGATCCTTTCGATCCATTCAAGGCCGTGCTCACGCTCAAGTCTGTGGTCATTCCTGTCGCCCAACGTCCGCTCTGCTCATTCGGCGCGGCCTTCCAAGACCACGTGAGCGGGGTGAAGGAGATCTGGGCTGGCGTGTCCAACAGTGTCAATACGACAGCCAATGTGGTTCCCTACCGTCTAGTTCGGTCTTTCTGCCTGCCGTGCCTGCTGGGTTGTACTAACATTTGCTCAGCGTGTAACAGCACTTCTCTTCAAGATGATTACAAAGTCTTCTCCATTTCTATTGACAGTTTGCATCTCATTGCAGCTAATGAGGTAATAAACACTTCTGTCAAAGATAATAGCACCCACAACACAACTGCTGCGGAAATGAGTTTGTTCCGGCTACCAACTTATTTCCTTGATATTCGAGTCATCGACCACAGTGGCCTCACACAGGAAGTCAAGTCTGCGGGGATTATCATCGATACATCACCACCTGTCATCAACTTTTTCAGGTGCTTTGATCCCATGTACTCTTATGAAGAATCCATCATCTTTCttggcaacaacaacagtgttgGTGTTACTTGGGATGCTTCAGAGGACATTTCAAATGTTGCTGAGGTCTGGGTATGTGTTGGCACTCAGCCAGGCTTAGGTGATATTGCGCCAAAGTTATTAATGAACAGGTCTGCAGATCGCCATGTATTTGAAAACATGCATGGGTCGCTTAATGAGGGAGAACAGTATTTCGCTACCCTTGAGATTAAAAACGAGGCTGGCTTGTCAGCCCAAGCTCAAGTCAACTTTACAGTTCACACAGTGTTGCCTGACCTCTCGGCCTTGACCCTAAGCCCTGCCAATGCAACTATCCTCAGCTTCTCTGGCCAGCAGGTGGCGTTAGTAAGCGACACGAAGAACTTGGAACTAAATCTCCAGGCCGGTCTTGGACCTGACACAAGCACAGACGTAGAGTTTTATGGTCAGTTATTTGTTCCCTTGTGTGTGGTATGTAAACAGTAATCGTTGACGAGCAAACACTCAAGTCCTCTCAATGTCACTGATGTGCTTTTGTGGTCTGTCTGTTTACTCGTGTGCCTGTCTTAAATAATATTCCTTGATGAACAAACTTATGTAAAGTATCTTATTATAATGTCACTGTCATACGATTTCAACAAAAGTCAACAGTTTTCATTCGTTTGCCAGCATCTTTATCTGCATAACTCATCAAATCATCAAAATATGATGAGCAGGTACAAAGCTAATTGCAGCAAGTGATGCAGACAATAAATGAAGTCTAAAGAGAAGCTAATTACTTGCAATTATTATGTGAAAGATATACAACTTTCCCACAAATTTGTGAGCAGAATACGCCATAGGCACAGACAGCGGTAAGGAAGACATTTTCCCGCGGACCCGCGTGGGCTGGAGGAACGCCACGAAGGTGGCCATAGTGGACGGCTTCATGCACGTGGACGCCGCTCCAGAAGCCATCAGCCTCGGGGACTACGTCAAGAGAAACTACACCAGTGATATGCAGCCCGACCCATCAGCCAACAAGTTGACTATGGAGCCCGGCCGGTGTCTCAAACAGCGCGTGTTCGGCGTCAGCAAGGCGCACGTGACCACTGCCCGTGACGTCATGCCGGTGTGCAGAAAACGTAAGCCGAAGTCGAGGGCTTGTATCTAAGTGTCTCCCCTGTAACAACATATTAAATGTGGTAGCCATGAGCTGACGACTACTCGTGAAGTTTGTAAACAACATCCCAGTAACAGTTGATGTCATCCTGTGAAGATCAAAATCATTTCCCTTGTGAAATGACAAAATCATTGTAAAGTTTATAAACAACATTCCTGTAACTCTTGATTGTAACGACTGTAGTCATCATGTAAAGATCAAATCTGGGACATTTTACTCGTTTTTCTTGTGAAATGACAAAATTAGTGGGAAATTCAGTTTCATGATTGGAATTGTTGGGCAAGAAATTACCAAGATGTATCTATTACTAGAGTGTTATATTCAAAACCTCCTGCTCATCTAACTTGAATACATCTCATTCAtccatttatctttctttcaggAGCAAGGGATATCATTATTGAAGGCGCCAATGCTTCTCAGGAAATAAGCATGAATACATCTCATTTGTCTGGAACTCCTGGTATTGGAAAGGAAATGAAGATAAAAGTCAAAAGTATGTATGAATGGGAATAACTTTGTGTGCATTGAATAACTAGATAAGTGTTGTGTCAATAATTAGATCTGCTTACCATCAGAATTTGTTATTAAGAAACATTTCCACTCAAAATGTCCGCTTTCAGTGACATCAAGAAGCCGGTCAGATGACGACGTTCTCTCGGCTGCTACAGTCACTGTCAGACTTTTCAGTCTATTGTCAGATACGACATGAGATATATTTCAGCTACATTATTTCTTTGTGGCAAGCAAGTTTCGTCATTAAAGAGCATTGTCAACTGACGTTGTGAAGTCACCATTTTTGTTATGAATGAAGTATGTTCAAAGAAGGTTAAGATCATCTTGTGATATATGATGTTCATAGTGTCTCAGGAACATAAAGCAGTGCTTGATCGAGCTAATTATTGAGACACTTTTGCCTCTGTTAAACGTAAATAATACCATGAACCTGTACCAGTCTCTGGCTTTTACTTCCGCTTTTACTTTCAGCTTTTGCGCCATAAAACTGCAAAAGTTTAGGTTATCCCGTGAATATCTCAGCACTGAAATGTCTGCGCTTTGGTTTGAAATATCTGGTAAAGCACGTACGACAGATTCAAAGtggtaatgataataataataataataataataacaaaaataacagcaagaacaacaacattaacatcaacaacattaggGTTTGCATAACAGATTTCCCCACATGGAGGGTATTTCCATGCGCTTGACAAAAGACTAGGGTCAGTGGGTAAAGAGGTCGCGTGATGAAGAGGTCACAAGCGGGTACAAACAAGCataacatacacaaacatgcatcaGTTTACAAGGACACGAAGAAACAGGAGAAAAGGCAACAGGATGGACTAAATTGTCTTAAATCGTTTTTAAAGTCTCATTTTTATCATCGACGAGATTCTGCAAAGTCATCCTCAAATTGTCATTGTACACTCTCAACAGTTTCACGGGGAGGTCTGATGGCTGGCGTTCTCAGTGATCAGGACCTCAACTCGCAGTATGGGAGTTCTGCCTCAACACAGTTTTCACCCTTCGTTGTGGCTCCAGACCCTCATGTGGACCCTACAACACGTTGGTTAAAGAAAAGgtaagaagagaaagattttctgttttgaagTCTTTGCTAATATTTCAACACATTAACCctgtaatataatttttagcgatccaaaattaataaatgtatttagcGATTTCATGCAAAAGTATTATCCCATTGAAATGAATCCTACCAGGTAGATGTTTGGGAGGTATACAGATTCTGTAATCCCCCTTTGCTGTGTTTGCACACCTTTCCATGTATGTAATGCAAGTTTCAATCTGTAGATAcctttaataaatatatatctagTCTGTGTTGAAGGACCTTCAAAACTTTACTCAACTTGCATCTGTTTTTTTGTCTTGCCAGTTTGTTAAATCTGTTTACATTGAATCAGACTTGTAGCTATGCCTGGACCGAATATTTTTATGACACCTCTGGCAATGACAACCTTTGCGGACGACATTGATTTCACCTACACGCTGCCATCTTCTGTTACTGTTCCTTTGAA
Protein-coding regions in this window:
- the LOC112571456 gene encoding uncharacterized protein LOC112571456 gives rise to the protein MSSLPSDHIVRYEAALGTDRRYATTRSDVHSFEDVGLSTNATFYGLHLTAKIVTYYVTVRAYSAAGSFVESSSDGIKVGYSADVTPGQVFVDQFQSSTSTIRFWWNNFVSDMVITHHYAGVSTSPPAWGNSTNECHVILSHAASQFDVSPLQSLENDAFGQLTGLSLTHGQTYYVTLVVENQMEQCSSAVSQGTLVDTTPPLPGRIGVDGVNGDTVIFLHSPQTVIVNLNDFSDPESGIKKTQVQLLSSLECNAELHYNTMTEIRSVAAANETRIEIRKLDLQEGLLYFLRVTVTNGASMETQTFSQPIILDTSSPTPGSVKLGQDWTGSEPVFQNETHVLGGMLAVGSISSNVRCLTEVDLFSPEGKQKWTALSGSFAADCAGFDGSDLHVITRHNPYLTGMDRGAAQYPSLPWREGDYKFYMSTASGKNILSGVALASPNLQPPFLVQNDLTQKTLSSQACNSTLSSCSYDTMNTSGENSLRTDDDCGIGFSFIDDGASTKALFWVQDKLQLKRTWISLESIPASFLANYVLRLTKRVENNKDSWETTLFVDGRNVGGFSGLQFMDNFVVSVYTWNIDEFFQPVVDPFDPFKAVLTLKSVVIPVAQRPLCSFGAAFQDHVSGVKEIWAGVSNSVNTTANVVPYRLVRSFCLPCLLGCTNICSACNSTSLQDDYKVFSISIDSLHLIAANEVINTSVKDNSTHNTTAAEMSLFRLPTYFLDIRVIDHSGLTQEVKSAGIIIDTSPPVINFFRCFDPMYSYEESIIFLGNNNSVGVTWDASEDISNVAEVWVCVGTQPGLGDIAPKLLMNRSADRHVFENMHGSLNEGEQYFATLEIKNEAGLSAQAQVNFTVHTVLPDLSALTLSPANATILSFSGQQVALVSDTKNLELNLQAGLGPDTSTDVEFYEYAIGTDSGKEDIFPRTRVGWRNATKVAIVDGFMHVDAAPEAISLGDYVKRNYTSDMQPDPSANKLTMEPGRCLKQRVFGVSKAHVTTARDVMPVCRKRARDIIIEGANASQEISMNTSHLSGTPGIGKEMKIKVKISRGGLMAGVLSDQDLNSQYGSSASTQFSPFVVAPDPHVDPTTRWLKKRLVAMPGPNIFMTPLAMTTFADDIDFTYTLPSSVTVPLNATVHLLFWNAQLKQWQSPEELCLHSSETFNSTTRVMYVKLCANVFISYSTAESFQSDDTIFG